A window of Primulina tabacum isolate GXHZ01 chromosome 4, ASM2559414v2, whole genome shotgun sequence contains these coding sequences:
- the LOC142541440 gene encoding uncharacterized protein LOC142541440 translates to MDLSKGNQGGTNNVLRDYRKGNWTLQETMVLIEAKKVDDERRMKRLGDSGERGKPAEPRWKWVEDYCWKNKCLRSQNQCNDKWDNLMRDFKRVREYERIILAEKSGVEGQEKSYWEMEKYERKENNLPPNMLSQTYEALVKVVERTGPRGPAAAMSIGGAGGSDAHMLLTFVEKSTSHVFRQASPASPPSTEHPVIQVPPFPPAAQTSEEPPTFPFSQTLPSVDSDTSEYSDSPAKRRKTKSREGSSSSTLQEVGSAISKSATMIAEAIQAGDEREEKRHKQVVSLHERRLQIEESKVETERQGINGLADAINKLANSILALAASYHKTQPK, encoded by the exons ATGGATCTGTCGAAAGGTAATCAAGGTGGCACCAATAATGTGCTGAGGGACTATAGAAAAGGGAACTGGACGCTTCAAGAAACAATGGTTCTGATTGAGGCAAAGAAAGTGGATGATGAGAGGAGGATGAAGAGGTTGGGGGACAGCGGCGAGAGGGGCAAACCAGCGGAGCCGAGGTGGAAATGGGTGGAggattattgttggaaaaacaaGTGTCTGAGGAGCCAGAACCAGTGCAATGACAAGTGGGATAATTTGATGAGAGATTTCAAGAGGGTACGAGAGTACGAAAGAATAATATTAGCGGAGAAATCAGGGGTAGAAGGTCAAGAAAAGTCTTATTGGGAGATGGAGAAGTACGAGAGGAAAGAAAACAACTTGCCTCCCAATATGTTGTCGCAGACATACGAGGCATTAGTGAAGGTGGTGGAGAGGACGGGTCCAAGGGGGCCGGCGGCGGCCATGAGTATTGGTGGTGCCGGCGGTTCAGATGCCCATATGCTGCTTACATTTGTGGAAAAATCTACTTCTCATGTTTTTCGTCAGGCATCCCCAGCTAGTCCCCCTTCAACGGAACACCCCGTTATCCAGGTTCCGCCGTTCCCTCCTGCGGCACAAACATCAGAGGAGCCTCCCACATTCCCCTTTTCTCAGACGTTGCCTTCAGTGG ATTCCGACACAAGCGAGTATTCAGACTCACCGGCAAAGAGAAGAAAGACAAAATCCAGGGAAGGAAGCAGCAGCAGCACATTACAAGAAGTGGGTTCGGCAATATCAAAGAGCGCTACAATGATAGCAGAAGCAATCCAGGCAGGTGATGAGAGAGAAGAGAAAAGGCACAAACAAGTAGTGAGTTTGCACGAAAGAAGGCTTCAAATTGAGGAGTCAAAGGTTGAAACGGAGAGGCAAGGCATTAATGGTCTGGCGGATGCCATCAACAAACTGGCCAATTCCATACTTGCTTTGGCTGCTTCTTACCACAAAACCCAACCCAAATAG
- the LOC142541342 gene encoding putative aspartyl protease At4g16563, with product MIETFHFVLLLAAVCLTSINNYHAKEIRNSQYSLVLGLTHSRLSKTGLDPAKEHLEMLDMTEPLREVRDGYIISLNLGTPPQLIQVYLDTGSDLTWVPCGNVTFECIDCYDYRSSRLTANFSPSRSTSATRDSCFSRFCIDVHSSDSSYDPCTVAGCSLSTVIQSTCYRPCPSFAYTYGDGIVAGTLTRDTLRVHGSRQNSTREIPKFCFGCVGSTYKEPTGIAGFGKGPLSLPSQLGFLQKGFSHCFLSFRFANHPNISSPLVVGDLAISSKEYMQFTPMLRSHMYPSYYYIGLEAITVGNNVTAAVEVPLRLRELDSSGNGGMIIDSGTTYTHLPEPFYSQLLSLLQSIITYPRALEVEARSGFDLCYKIPCPMNDISLADDEYLASISFHFLNNVSLKLPQGNAFYAMRPPINSTVTKCLLFQGMDIESDYGPAGVFGSFQQQNVEVVYDLEKERIGFQVTDCALSWISQGLHIQRNN from the coding sequence ATGATCGAAACCTTTCACTTTGTTCTTTTACTCGCTGCAGTATGCTTgacatcaatcaataattatCATGCAAAAGAAATCAGAAACTCCCAATATTCATTGGTCTTGGGACTCACTCACTCAAGACTTTCAAAAACCGGCCTTGATCCAGCAAAAGAACATCTGGAGATGCTAGATATGACAGAACCTCTCAGAGAGGTACGAGATGGATACATCATATCCCTCAATCTGGGTACACCCCCTCAGCTCATCCAAGTCTATTTAGATACTGGGAGCGACCTAACTTGGGTTCCTTGCGGGAACGTAACTTTCGAATGCATCGACTGCTATGATTACAGAAGCAGCAGATTAACAGCTAATTTCTCCCCATCCCGTTCCACTTCGGCTACGAGAGATTCTTGTTTCAGCCGTTTCTGCATTGACGTTCATAGCTCTGATAGCTCGTATGATCCTTGCACTGTCGCTGGGTGCTCATTGAGCACCGTAATTCAGTCCACATGTTACAGGCCATGCCCTTCTTTTGCATACACTTACGGCGATGGTATCGTCGCCGGAACACTCACCAGGGATACACTTAGAGTTCACGGAAGTAGGCAAAACTCAACCAGGGAAATTCCTAAATTTTGTTTTGGCTGTGTTGGTTCCACTTATAAAGAGCCTACAGGAATTGCAGGCTTTGGAAAAGGTCCTCTTTCACTTCCTTCGCAATTAGGGTTTCTTCAGAAGGGATTCTCTCATTGCTTCTTGTCATTCAGATTCGCTAACCACCCTAATATTTCTAGTCCGCTAGTTGTAGGGGACCTAGCAATATCCTCCAAAGAGTATATGCAGTTTACTCCAATGCTAAGAAGCCACATGTATCCGAGCTACTATTACATTGGTTTAGAAGCTATAACTGTAGGCAATAATGTTACTGCTGCGGTAGAAGTTCCCTTAAGGCTGAgagaacttgattcatcaggcAACGGAGGCATGATTATCGACTCGGGAACAACTTACACTCACTTACCAGAGCCATTTTATTCACAGCTTCTGTCTCTTCTCCAATCAATAATAACGTACCCTCGCGCCTTAGAGGTTGAGGCTCGATCAGGGTTTGATCTTTGTTACAAGATCCCATGCCCGATGAACGATATTAGTCTAGCCGATGATGAATATCTGGCATCGATAAGTTTCCATTTCTTGAACAATGTGAGCCTCAAATTGCCACAGGGAAATGCCTTCTATGCCATGCGTCCACCGATCAACTCCACCGTGACCAAGTGCTTGCTATTTCAAGGCATGGATATCGAAAGCGATTACGGCCCAGCTGGGGTTTTTGGAAGCTTTCAACAACAAAATGTCGAGGTTGTTTATGACTTGGAGAAGGAGAGGATTGGATTCCAGGTGACTGATTGTGCCTTGTCGTGGATTTCACAGGGGCTCCACATTCAAAGAAATAATTGA